AGCTTTGGATGTTACTGACGCTGAAGGCGACGATGTAACCAACGATATCTTTGTTGGGGCTAAAGCAGAACTTGAAAAGAACATTTGGATGGTGGCTGCTGAACTTGGTCAAGAACCAGGATTATAAGATCATAAAAAAAATAGAAGCCGTTGGCTTCTATTTTTTTGCTTCGTAGGAGATTTCCACTAATTAAAGGAGTTCTTAATCTAACTATAGTTGGAGCGAAATCGAGGCCTATCGCTCCTATTTTTTTGGTATAGTTAATATGTGATTTTCTGTAAGCGTTCGCAGGTATAAGAAAGCGCTTACAAATTGAATGGTTAATCCTAAGAGGAGGTTTTTATGGGAAAGTCTTTTTTTGAAAAGCGTCCTGTTTTTAGTATTCGTAAGCTCTCAGTTGGAGCTTGTTCTGTTGTGATTGGGATTTCTGCCTTGGGTCTTTCAAGGGTCCATGCGGAAGAAAAGCCAGCCCTCGAAAGTGAGCCGACTTCAATGGAGGCACCAGGTGTTGTGACGGGAAACTCAGAAACGAAAGTTCCTGAAGCTGTTGCAAGGGTTTCAGAAGCTCCAGCTGTCATCACCCCTACCAGAGCTGAGGAAAAGCCAGCGCCTCAAGACGAAGGCCAGCCCGTTTCAGTTTCATCTGAGCGTGGTACAGGAACGGAAGCAACAGCTGCTCCAGATCAAAATCGTGTAGCGGAGGATATTGTGCAAGATCGAGAACGTGATTTTAATAAAGATTGGTATTTTAAATTAAATGCGGCTCCTGGTGCAGAAGGGCGTCAAGTGGATGTCAAGGATTGGAAAAAATTAGATCTTCCTCATGACTGGTCTATTTTCTTTGATTTCGATCACAACTCTCCTGCTCAAAATGAAGGGGGGCAATTAAACGGAGGGGATGCTTGGTATCGAAAGACCTTCCGTTTGGACGATAAAGATCTAGATAAGAAGGTCCGCTTGGAATTTGGCGGGGTTTACATGGATTCCAAAGTCTATGTAAACGGACAATTCGTCGGTCATTATCCAAATGGCTACAATGCCTTTTCTTATGATATTACTCCTTATTTGAATGCGGATGGAAGCGAGAATACCATCGCCGTTCATGTGGTCAATCAACAACCAAGTAGCCGTTGGTATTCTGGTAGCGGGATTTACCGGGATGTTAAGCTGAGTGTGATGGACAAGGTTCATTTAGCGCAGTATGGGACTACGATTACGACCCCTCAGTTGGAGAAACAGCAAGATGGGGCAGTGGATACAGTGGTGAAGAGTCGCATTGTCAACCAGGATGATCAAGTCCATAGTATTTATGTGGAATATGAAATTGTCGATCAAAATGGCCAAGTGGTGAGCGAAAAAACACGCAGTGAAGCACAAGCTGTTCTAGCAGGTCAAGAAATCAACCTATCTCAAACCCTCCATGTTGAAAAACCAACCCTCTGGGATGTGAAAACGGATCATCCAGCTCTCTATACCTTGTATACGCGTGTTTATCGGGATTCGCAGTTGGTCGATGTGCAAAAGGAACGCTTTGGTTATCGCTATCTCAACTGGACGCCAGAAGGTGGCTTCTTCCTGAATGGGGTGGCGACGAAATTCCACGGGGTATCCCTTCACCATGACCACGGGGCTCTTGGAGCTGAGGAAAATTACAAGGCTGAATACCGTCGTCTCAAACAGATGAAGGACATGGGAGTCAATGCGATCCGGACGACCCACAACCCAGCCAGTGAACAAACCTTAAAAATTGCAGCTGAGTTGGGCTTGATGGTCCAAGAAGAAGCTTTTGATACCTGGTATGGTGGCAAGAAACAATACGATTACGGTCGTTTCTTTGAAAAAGATGCCACTCACCCAGAAGCTCGTAAGGGGGATACTTGGTCAGATTACGATCTACGGACCATGGTAGAGCGGGGCAAGAACAATCCAGCTATTGTCATGTGGTCAATCGGTAACGAAGTCGGTGAAGCAGATGGATCAGACAAATCTGTCGCAACTGTTCGTCGGTTGGTCAAGACCATCAAAGACGTGGATGCAACCCGCTATGTCACTATGGGAGCTGATAAATTCCGCTTTGGTGATGGATCAGGAGGCCATGAAAAGGTAGCAGCAGAGCTCGATGCGGTTGGATTTAACTATTCAGAAGCCAACTATGAAAGCTTACGGGCCAAACATCCAAACTGGCTCATTTATGGATCAGAAACCTCTTCTGCAACGCGGACACGGGGCTCATACTATCATCCTGAAAGAGAATGGGTCGGCAGCAACCAAGAAGACCGCCATTATGAACAATCAGACTACGGCAATGACCGGGTTGGTTGGGGTCGGACAGCAACCGCCTCTTGGACCTTTGACCGTGATCATGCCGGCTATGCAGGACAATTTATCTGGACCGGTACGGACTATATCGGTGAGCCAACCCCATGGCACAACCAAAATGATACACCTGTGAAAAGTTCTTATTTCGGTATTGTAGATACTGCCGGCCTTCTAAAGAATGATTTTTACCTTTACCAAAGTCAATGGGTATCGGCTGAGAAACATCCAATGGTGCATCTCTTACCACATTGGAACTGGGACAATCCAGAATTAGCCAATCGTGTCATGGATGAAGAAGGACGGATCCCTGTTCGTGCCTTCTCCAATGCCCGCAGTGTGGAATTGATTGTCAATGGGAAATCACAAGGAGTCAAGACCTTTACTAAGAAGACCACAGCAGATGGCCGGACCTACCAAGAAGGGGCAAATCCGGATGAACTCTATCTAGAGTGGTTAGTCCCTTATGTACCAGGCAAGGTGGAAGCTATTGCCCGCAACGAAGCAGGAGAAGTGATTGCCCGCGATCAGATTAAAACAGCTGGGAAGCCAGCCGGTGTTCGTCTGTTGAAAGAAGAACACGCCATTGCAGCAGACGGCAAGGATTTGACCTATATTACCTATGAAATCGTCGATGAAGAAGGTCGTGTGGTCCCAACTGCCAATAACTTGGTGCATTTCCATCTGCATGGACAAGGTCAAATTGTCGGTGTCGATAATGGGGAACAAGCCAGCCGGGAACGCTACAAAGCGCAGGAAGATGGCTCATGGCAACGTCGGGCCTTTAACGGCAAAGGGGTTGTCATTGTCAAATCAACGGAGCAAGCAGGTGCCTTTACCCTGTATGCAGACTCAGACCGCTTGCAGTCAGACCAAGTCAGCCTCTTTACTGGTAAGAAGGACCAGGAAGAACGCTCTGTCTTGGGAGTCGAACCGGTTCGAACTCAAGTGTACTTGGGACAAAATCCTGAACTTCCAAGTCACGTATCTGTTGTTTATAGTGATGGCAAGGCCCAAGAAGAAGCCGTTGAATGGGATGCAGCAGACTATAGTCGTGCTGGCCAAGTCCGGGTGACAGGTCATGTTCAAGGACGGACGGTCGAAGCTCTGGTCGATGTGATCGGTGTGGAGCAAGTCCTTCCAGTTATCAAACAAATCCCACAGGGAGCAGATCTAGCGACAGTGGATAAGACTGTGCAATTGGTCTTCACAGATGGCCGAACAGTTAGCTATGAAGTTGATCAATGGACCTTGGAAGCTGGTCAAGAAGATCAGTTGTCCACACCAGGTGCTCGCTTGAAGGCGACAGGTCTCCTAGGCAATGGGGAAGCCGTCCAAGCGACGCTAGTGGTTGCAGGTGGAACAGTCAGCAAGGCTAAGAAACCAACTGTGCAGCTAGATGGGGTAGCCCTTCCAAAATTTGGTAGTGGCAATCATACTATTTTCCGTCCGCTGGCTTATGGGCAAGAGCCTGGTCAAGTCACAGCAAGTGCAGAAAATGCCCAAGTGACGGTCCTACAAGCTAGCCGCGAAAATGGTTTGAAGGCTCAAATCTTTGTGGCTGCTCAGGATACGGGAGCTGTCCAGACCTATGTGGTCCAATTCCAAGAAGAAAGTCCACAGATCCAGCGCCTAGAATTGCGTCTGCCAGAAGGACAGGAACTCAAGGAAGACCAAACGGTACCACTTGAAGTCATTGCCCATTACCAAGATGGTAGCCAGGCAAGTTTCAAAGCAGATCAAATCGATGTGAAGACAAGAGCTGGTAGTCAAGGAAAAGCGGTCGCAAGCAAGAAAGGTTTGGAACTACGGGAAGCAGGATTGATTCATTTACAAGCTAGCTTCCAAGGACAAACAGGGGAATTAACCTTTACCATCACGCCAAATCCAGAAGAAAAGACAGTTGTCAAGGTGCGTCCTGTACGGATCAGCACCGATCGAAACGTTTTGCCAGCTCTTCCAGAGACCGTCTTGGTCGAGTATGATAAGGGATTCCCGAAAGAAAAACGTGTGACCTGGGATGCCGTAACCGCAGATCAAGTCAAGGATTATCATAGCTTTACAGTCACAGGTCATGTAGAGGGTGTGGAAAAAGAAGCCCAAGCTCAAGTAACGGTTGAAGGCATTATCGCTGTAGAAGAAGTCAGCACGACAACGCCAGTTGGTGAAAAACCAGCCCTTCCAGAAAGCGTGCGGACTTATCACTCCAATGGCAAGACCTATGCTGCCAAGGTGGCCTGGGATGCGGTCGATCCGCAACTCTTGGCCCAAGAAGGAGAAGTTGTCCTAGCCGGTCGTGTAGAAGGAACCAACCTTCCAACCCGTCTTCATATTCGTGTTTCTAGCACCACAGTCAAGGGAGCCAATGTAGCAGAGCAATGGACAGGATCAGTCTTGCCACTCGCCTTTGCAAGTGACTCTAACGATGCGGATCCAGTTGCTAAGGTCAATGATAAGGTCATCTCCTTTACCGATGCTCCAGCTAACCGTTGGACCAACTGGGGCCGTGATAATGCGGAAGATTCTGTCGGTATCTTGTTTGGGGATTCTGGTATCTTGACTAAGCGAGCAGTGGACAACCTCCATGTTGGTTTCCATGAAGACCACGGCGTTGGCGCTCCAAGTGAGTATGTGATTGAGTACTATACAGGGGAACAAATCCCAACGGTTCCAAACAATCCAAATCGTGTTAAAGACGAAACAGACCATCCATTTAACAATCCAGCTAACTGGAAAGAAGTCAGCAACCTAACCGTTGAAGAACCGGTAGCAGCTGGTAAGATGAATCATTTCAGTTTTGATAAAGTCTACACCTATGCTGTTCGTATCCGTATGAAGACGCCAGAAGGCAAACGTGGAAGCTCTATTTCAGAGATTCAGATCTTTGCCAATAAGGTTGCGGCAGAAGAAAAGAGCCAGGTGACCATTCGCGTCAATGGCGATGTATTGCCAGGTGTCAACCCAAGTGTGACCGATTACTACATCGATGCGCGTGATCGGGCTTATCCACAAGTGGAAGCGACAGCCAGCCATCACGGCCTTGCAACGGTTGTCCCAAGCGTCCATGAAGGGGAGCCAATCCGTGTCATCCATAAAGCGGAAGACGGCACCATCTTACAAGAATACCGCCTCCATCTCACAAGCGATGCAGAAAAACTGAAACAAGCTGCTCCAGTAGCAGTGGAAGCAGGTAGCCGCTTTGTGAAAGTCGGTCAAGATCTGGTTCTACCATCTACCATAGGTGTCTACTTCAAAGGGGACACAGGTTACGAACGCAAGGAACTTACGGTGGACTGGCAGGCTATCCCAGCTGATGCACTTTCTCATGAAGGCAGCTTCACGTTAGAAGGAAAGGTCCTCGGCTATGATTTGACAGCTCAGCTGACCCTCCGTGTGTCCGAAAAGACAGGAGAAATCCTATCTGTGAACCGTGACTACAATGCAGAGGATACCAGAGCATTTGCTAGTGAAACAAACGATCTCGATCCAAATCAAATCGACTATATCGATTACATCAATGATGGTGGCTACAACGAGTACTACCGTTGGACCAACTGGAAGAGAGAGCCGGATCAAACAGAAGTGTTTGCTGGTCTCATCTTCAAGAAAAATGGTCAAGTAACAGAGCGCTTGGTCAATAAAGTAGCGGTCGACTTTTTTGCAGATCAGGAAACAGGTCTGCCAACGAAAACGGTTCTTGAACGCTACATTGGTCCAGACTTTGATGTCCCAGATGATTATGGCAATCTGAAAAATCTTCCAGATCATCCATTTAACCAGGCCTCTAACTGGGAAGAAATCCCGTATAGTTTGGATTATGCCTTTGAACCTGGTTATATCTCTAACCTCAGCTTCAACGAAACCAGAACCAAAGCCATCCGTTTAAGAATGGTCCGTGATGAACATCTAAAAGGAATTGGAATCGTTGAATTGAGTGCCTATGCCCCAACAGAAGAGGCCCAGGCAACAACTGATGTCACGATCCAAGTGAATGGCAAAGACCTAGAAGGTTTTAAACCGGATGTGACAGATTAGCATCTAGAGTATGAGGGAGACCGTCCAATCGTTTCAGCACAAGGCAAGAATGGAACAGCCGTTACGGTCATCGATGCTAAAAGTGCCAATGCTCCGGTTCTTGTCAAGGTTGTCTCAGAAGATGGCAAGCTTGAAAAAGTATATCAACTTTCTCTATCCGCAAAAGCACCTACAGGCTCGGCCATTCCTGAAGAAGGAGTTAAGAATCTGGTCCATACCAAACCAGAGTTGGTGATTGAGCCAGAAGAGATGGACTTTGAACGCTTAGAACGTCCAAATGTGGAACTTCCAAAAGGTGAGAAACGTGTGGTTCAAGAAGGTCAAAAAGGCCGCAAATTGCGCTTGGTGGAAGTCTCTCAAGAAAATGGTGTGGAAAGCCGGAAGGAACTGGATGCCTTTGTAGAGCTAGATCCAGTGGCAGAAATCACAGAGGTGGGCACAAAAGAAGTACTTCCAGACACTCCACAACCAGAGCCACAGCCAGAGCCACAACCAGATCCACAACCGCTTCCGGACCCAGAGCGTCCTCATGTCTCAGAAGGACCAGTAGCTACCGCAACTCCTCAAACATCTCTTGAGGTCAAAGCGGTACGCCAGGAAGGGACGGATGCAGTAGGGAAGGAAGTCGAGAAAACAGCTCAAACACCAGCAGTTTCAGCTGCTCCAGTTTCCGAAGGTAGATTACCAAATACGGGAACGGAAGAAAGTGTCGCAAGCCTCGTTGCTGGAATCCTAGCGGCGGGCCTTGCCAGTGCTGTGCTGGACGATCAGAAAAAAAGAGCCAATAAGGCCAAGTAAAACAGCTAGAGAAACTAGCAAAAAACGGTGAAAAGTTCACAGGTAAAAGAAGGAGGATGGGGAAGCCCCACCCTCTTTACCTGGTGACATAAAGGAATAGAATATGAGAAAAAGATTATTTGATAAGATTGGCATTCGTAAACTCTCAGTAGGCGTCTGCTCGGTAGTCGTAGCGACTTGTTTTTTAGGTGTCACTACCAGTTACGCAGAGGAATAAGCTGAGAATAGTGAACCACGTGAAGAACGGGTTGAAACGAGCGATGTCGATCATCAAGGAAAGGAGGAGAAAACTATGAACGAGCACCAAGAAGAATCAGAACAGCCCTCACCAGCTACTAGTGAGAAAGAAAATCGCACAGTTGGCCAAGGGACAGAAGCAACCCAACCAGTCGCTTCTCTAGATGAGGAGTCTGAGATTGCGGATTACGGTCCGCTTCCTAGCAAGGCCCAAATGCAATACCATCGCGGAGAACTGGCAGCCTTCATCCACTTTGGGATGAACACCTACTACGATCGTGAGTGGGGAGATGGGCAAGAAGACCCTTATTATTTCTATCCAGAGCATCTGGATACCGATCAGTGGATCAAAACCCTGAAAGACGCTGGCTTCAAACGGACCATCATGGTCGTCAAGCACCACGATGGTTTCCTCTTGTACCCTTCTAAATACACCGACCATACCATTGCCAAAAGTGGTTGGAAGGAAGGAAAAGGCGATATCCTAGCCGAAGTTTCGGCTTCTGCTAGCAAGTATGACATGGATATGGGGGTCTACCTCTCCCCTTGGGATGCTCACAGCCCGCTCTACCATGTGGATACAGAGGACCAATACAACGAATACTATCTCAACCAGCTCAAAGAAATCCTTGAAAATCCTAAATATGGAAACAAAGGCAAATTTGTTGAAGTCTGGATGGATGGAGCGCGTGGCGATGGGGCTCAAAAAGTAACCTATACCTTCGATAAGTGGTTTGACGCCATCCGTAAAGCCCAAGGGGATATTGCTATCTTCTCAGCTGAGCCCACCAATGTTCGCTGGATAGGAAATGAAAAGGGAATTGCTGGAGATCCAGTTTGGCATAAGGTCAATCCGGATAAGATTCGCAACAATCCATCCAATAGCTATCTCAACCATGGAGATCCAGAAGGGAAACAATACTCAGTTGGAGAAGCGGATGTTTCCATTCGCTCTGGCTGGTTCTACCATGACAATCAAGAGCCTAAGTCCCTGCGTGAATTGATGGACATTTACTTCAAATCTGTCGGTCGTGGGACGCCACTCTTGCTCAATATTCCACCCAATCAAGATGGGAAGTTTGAGGACGCCGATGTGGCTCGTTTGAAAGAATTCCGCCAGACTTTGGATCAACTCTACAGCGTGGACTATGCGGCGGGCGCTTTGGTAGAAGCTGACTCGACACGGCGCAATTCGCATTACGCAGCTAGCCATTTGACAGATGGCGATGAAAAGACCAGTTGGGCACCTGCCGATGATGCTAAGACCGGCTCTTTCGTGCTCGACCTTGGAAAAGAGCAACATTTTGATGTAGTAGAGCTCAAGGAAACGATCGAGAAAGGCCAACGGATTTCTGCTTTCACCATTGATGTGGCAGTGAATGGCCAATGGGTTCCTTATGGGGCTGGCTCAACCGTAGGATACCGCCGTTTGATCAAAGGGCAACCGGTTGATAGTCGCTATATCCGGGTGTCCATCACCGATGCCCAAGCTACTCCAATCTTGAACGGAGTCTCTGTCTATAAGACGCCAGCTAGCATTGAAGAAACCGATGGCTATCCGCTTGGTTTGACCTATTATTCTGACCGGACAGCTGAGCGGGCCAATGGCCAATGGAATGAAGAGGGAGAAGGCGTTCGAGGCACCTCTATGTGGACCAAGGAAAAGGGAGCTTCCGTAACCTATCAGTTTGAGGGCACCAAGGCCTATGTGGTCGCAACTGTCGACCCTGGTCATGGGGAAATGGATATCTATGTCGATGGCCAAAAGCTAGCGACGGTCAATACCCAAAGCCCAACCCGCAAACGTAGCCAAAAGGTCTATGAAACACCGGACTTGGCAGTAGGATCTCACACCTTGACCTTGGTCAATAGCAAGGGAGATGCGATCGCAACGGAAGGGATTTATGCCCTCAATAACCAAGAAAAGGGTCTCTTTGAGTTTGCTCAGCCAACCCTAGCTGTTAAAAAAGGCGACCCAGCGCAAGTCGTCGTCAAGAGAAAAGGTGGCTCTAAAGGAAGTGCTAGTCTTAAATTGATCACAGAACCAGGAACAGGGGTTCATGGCAAGGTCTACAAAGATACCAACGTCACCCTTGAGTTCGCAGATGGCGAAACGGAAAAAACAGTCCAAGTCCCAACCCTTGATTTTGTTGGAAAAGCGAACGATGTCTATGACTTTAAGGTCAAATTGTTGCATCCAGATCAGGGAAGCCTGGTCGGTTTTATTCCAGATCTGACAGTCCAAGTGATGAACGAGGACTAGCTGCCAAAAAATCGCAAAGCAGTGGATGACCAAGAACCGAAAATGCATGATAGTGAAGGCTGGACAAAAACTGTCCAGCCTTCACTGTTTGATAGAAATAACTGTATGACGCAATGATTGAGTGCTCAAAGTACTGCTTATGAGGTGGCAGATAGGGCTTGCGAAGCAAGTTTCCTAAGTTTATGTACACCTTCCAAGTTCCAAAGACGACCTATGGTGGCGGAAACAATATTTTCTTCATTCTCAATCTTCAACAGTCTCTCAGACTGTTGAAGTTATGTAGGGTGGGAAAATTGAAAAGGTTTTGGGAACTTTTTCAACCGTTTTCAATTTTAGGAGTTCTTTCCTACTCCCTTATTTTTCTCCTTTCCTTAAGAGATTCCTATTTCCATAGAGTCTTTGCTTTATTTACAGCCGTAAAAATTGTATAATAGTCAAATAAGGTCAATGATGAGAAGGAACACTCCAAGGCCATTTTTTATGGACCAAAGAGCAGAGCATCCATCTAGAAAAAAACAAGTCAGAAAGGAGTATCATGGCAAATAAGAACACATCTGATAGCATTGAAGCTTATATCAAGGCCTTGCTGGCTCAAGCTGGCATGGCAGAGCTCAAAAGAAGTGAGTTAGCCGATGTCTTTCAGGTTGTACCCAGTCAGATTAACTATGTCATTAAGACCCGCTTTACCGAAAGCCGAGGGTATATTGTAGAAAGTAAGCGCGGTGGGGGTGGCTATATCCGCATTGGCAAGGTCCAGTTTTCAGATCACCATCAGATGCTCCAAGGCTTGGCAGCCAATATTGGAGAGGCCATCAGCCAGCAGGTCTTTAATGATATCCTCCAGATGCTCTATGAAGAAAAATTATTGACAAAACGTGAGGCTCAGCTCTTGCTTGCGACAACCTCCGATGAGGTCCTAGGTCGAGATGCTCTCATCCTACGAGCAACGATGCTGAAAAAAATCATTCAACAAGTAGATAGAAAAGGAAATACCGACTAGATGAACTATTCAACAGCACTGTTAGAAAGTATAGAAGCGGCCCAAATACTAGCAGGGCACTATCAGGGGAACACCTTAGATACTTGGCATCTCTTGACGGCTATGGCCAATAATCCCTATAGCGTGGCAGGTTCTGTACTGAACGATTATCCTATGCAGATCGATGAGTTTCAGGATGCAGCGGAGCATATTACAGGCCAAGCTTTTCAAAGCGACAATCGGTATGAAATCTTCCCATTTTCTTATCGGATGGAAGCCATTATGAAGCACGCAAGGGAGATTGCCCAGGTTCTTCATGCCAAGACCTTGGGAACAGAGCATGTGCTCCTCTCTCTTCTAGCAGACCGTGGGACCTTAGCGAGCCAAGTCATGGAGTTTGCCGGCTTTGCCTTTACAGAGCAAGACAAGGGAGTTCCTATTGCCTCTCTTCGCAAGAATTTAGAAGACAAGGCAGGCTGGGACAAGAATGATATCAAAGCCATTCGGAGCCTTTATCGGGCCCAAAATCCTAACCGCCAAACCATGGGAAATATGATGGGCATGCCCCCAAGCAC
The DNA window shown above is from Streptococcus sp. S1 and carries:
- a CDS encoding Ig-like domain-containing protein translates to MGKSFFEKRPVFSIRKLSVGACSVVIGISALGLSRVHAEEKPALESEPTSMEAPGVVTGNSETKVPEAVARVSEAPAVITPTRAEEKPAPQDEGQPVSVSSERGTGTEATAAPDQNRVAEDIVQDRERDFNKDWYFKLNAAPGAEGRQVDVKDWKKLDLPHDWSIFFDFDHNSPAQNEGGQLNGGDAWYRKTFRLDDKDLDKKVRLEFGGVYMDSKVYVNGQFVGHYPNGYNAFSYDITPYLNADGSENTIAVHVVNQQPSSRWYSGSGIYRDVKLSVMDKVHLAQYGTTITTPQLEKQQDGAVDTVVKSRIVNQDDQVHSIYVEYEIVDQNGQVVSEKTRSEAQAVLAGQEINLSQTLHVEKPTLWDVKTDHPALYTLYTRVYRDSQLVDVQKERFGYRYLNWTPEGGFFLNGVATKFHGVSLHHDHGALGAEENYKAEYRRLKQMKDMGVNAIRTTHNPASEQTLKIAAELGLMVQEEAFDTWYGGKKQYDYGRFFEKDATHPEARKGDTWSDYDLRTMVERGKNNPAIVMWSIGNEVGEADGSDKSVATVRRLVKTIKDVDATRYVTMGADKFRFGDGSGGHEKVAAELDAVGFNYSEANYESLRAKHPNWLIYGSETSSATRTRGSYYHPEREWVGSNQEDRHYEQSDYGNDRVGWGRTATASWTFDRDHAGYAGQFIWTGTDYIGEPTPWHNQNDTPVKSSYFGIVDTAGLLKNDFYLYQSQWVSAEKHPMVHLLPHWNWDNPELANRVMDEEGRIPVRAFSNARSVELIVNGKSQGVKTFTKKTTADGRTYQEGANPDELYLEWLVPYVPGKVEAIARNEAGEVIARDQIKTAGKPAGVRLLKEEHAIAADGKDLTYITYEIVDEEGRVVPTANNLVHFHLHGQGQIVGVDNGEQASRERYKAQEDGSWQRRAFNGKGVVIVKSTEQAGAFTLYADSDRLQSDQVSLFTGKKDQEERSVLGVEPVRTQVYLGQNPELPSHVSVVYSDGKAQEEAVEWDAADYSRAGQVRVTGHVQGRTVEALVDVIGVEQVLPVIKQIPQGADLATVDKTVQLVFTDGRTVSYEVDQWTLEAGQEDQLSTPGARLKATGLLGNGEAVQATLVVAGGTVSKAKKPTVQLDGVALPKFGSGNHTIFRPLAYGQEPGQVTASAENAQVTVLQASRENGLKAQIFVAAQDTGAVQTYVVQFQEESPQIQRLELRLPEGQELKEDQTVPLEVIAHYQDGSQASFKADQIDVKTRAGSQGKAVASKKGLELREAGLIHLQASFQGQTGELTFTITPNPEEKTVVKVRPVRISTDRNVLPALPETVLVEYDKGFPKEKRVTWDAVTADQVKDYHSFTVTGHVEGVEKEAQAQVTVEGIIAVEEVSTTTPVGEKPALPESVRTYHSNGKTYAAKVAWDAVDPQLLAQEGEVVLAGRVEGTNLPTRLHIRVSSTTVKGANVAEQWTGSVLPLAFASDSNDADPVAKVNDKVISFTDAPANRWTNWGRDNAEDSVGILFGDSGILTKRAVDNLHVGFHEDHGVGAPSEYVIEYYTGEQIPTVPNNPNRVKDETDHPFNNPANWKEVSNLTVEEPVAAGKMNHFSFDKVYTYAVRIRMKTPEGKRGSSISEIQIFANKVAAEEKSQVTIRVNGDVLPGVNPSVTDYYIDARDRAYPQVEATASHHGLATVVPSVHEGEPIRVIHKAEDGTILQEYRLHLTSDAEKLKQAAPVAVEAGSRFVKVGQDLVLPSTIGVYFKGDTGYERKELTVDWQAIPADALSHEGSFTLEGKVLGYDLTAQLTLRVSEKTGEILSVNRDYNAEDTRAFASETNDLDPNQIDYIDYINDGGYNEYYRWTNWKREPDQTEVFAGLIFKKNGQVTERLVNKVAVDFFADQETGLPTKTVLERYIGPDFDVPDDYGNLKNLPDHPFNQASNWEEIPYSLDYAFEPGYISNLSFNETRTKAIRLRMVRDEHLKGIGIVELSAYAPTEEAQATTDVTIQVNGKDLEGFKPDVTD
- a CDS encoding CtsR family transcriptional regulator, translated to MANKNTSDSIEAYIKALLAQAGMAELKRSELADVFQVVPSQINYVIKTRFTESRGYIVESKRGGGGYIRIGKVQFSDHHQMLQGLAANIGEAISQQVFNDILQMLYEEKLLTKREAQLLLATTSDEVLGRDALILRATMLKKIIQQVDRKGNTD
- a CDS encoding LPXTG cell wall anchor domain-containing protein, translating into MDFERLERPNVELPKGEKRVVQEGQKGRKLRLVEVSQENGVESRKELDAFVELDPVAEITEVGTKEVLPDTPQPEPQPEPQPDPQPLPDPERPHVSEGPVATATPQTSLEVKAVRQEGTDAVGKEVEKTAQTPAVSAAPVSEGRLPNTGTEESVASLVAGILAAGLASAVLDDQKKRANKAK
- a CDS encoding alpha-L-fucosidase, yielding MNEHQEESEQPSPATSEKENRTVGQGTEATQPVASLDEESEIADYGPLPSKAQMQYHRGELAAFIHFGMNTYYDREWGDGQEDPYYFYPEHLDTDQWIKTLKDAGFKRTIMVVKHHDGFLLYPSKYTDHTIAKSGWKEGKGDILAEVSASASKYDMDMGVYLSPWDAHSPLYHVDTEDQYNEYYLNQLKEILENPKYGNKGKFVEVWMDGARGDGAQKVTYTFDKWFDAIRKAQGDIAIFSAEPTNVRWIGNEKGIAGDPVWHKVNPDKIRNNPSNSYLNHGDPEGKQYSVGEADVSIRSGWFYHDNQEPKSLRELMDIYFKSVGRGTPLLLNIPPNQDGKFEDADVARLKEFRQTLDQLYSVDYAAGALVEADSTRRNSHYAASHLTDGDEKTSWAPADDAKTGSFVLDLGKEQHFDVVELKETIEKGQRISAFTIDVAVNGQWVPYGAGSTVGYRRLIKGQPVDSRYIRVSITDAQATPILNGVSVYKTPASIEETDGYPLGLTYYSDRTAERANGQWNEEGEGVRGTSMWTKEKGASVTYQFEGTKAYVVATVDPGHGEMDIYVDGQKLATVNTQSPTRKRSQKVYETPDLAVGSHTLTLVNSKGDAIATEGIYALNNQEKGLFEFAQPTLAVKKGDPAQVVVKRKGGSKGSASLKLITEPGTGVHGKVYKDTNVTLEFADGETEKTVQVPTLDFVGKANDVYDFKVKLLHPDQGSLVGFIPDLTVQVMNED
- a CDS encoding YSIRK-type signal peptide-containing protein (The YSIRK form of extended signal peptide directs nascent proteins to the cross-wall site, while signal peptides lacking YSIRK direct proteins instead to the cell pole. A large fraction of YSIRK proteins are surface proteins anchored by sortase-mediated processing of a C-terminal LPXTG motif.), whose protein sequence is MRKRLFDKIGIRKLSVGVCSVVVATCFLGVTTSYAEE